A region of the Equus quagga isolate Etosha38 chromosome 11, UCLA_HA_Equagga_1.0, whole genome shotgun sequence genome:
tcacagacacacccagaataatatgaccaaatatctgggtaccccAGGACCCAGTCAAGTCGACACATAAGATTAACCGTCACGGAGCCCAAATTGTTAGAGGTTTTATGTCCTCATTCCCTGGTAGCATTTCTTTTGCCTTCCCTATTCACAGTTGTTAAATTCAGTCACCAAGTTGAAATGCAGTTGTGTTTTTAATCCTCTATTCATAACAAGtctaattttatcaaatttcaGTAGCTATTGCTTTGATGGTGGGGAACTGGCTATTTTCTAGGACTTTGGGATGAGTAATTTAAGTTCTTCATGAACCTAACAAATGGGGACAGTCGTGGGTCCAAACATCTCAGCCATGTGTAGTCTTGGATGCTGCCCCTAGTTTTTCTGCCAACTTCCCAAAGGTCAGGCtgtcttttttaatttgaattttcttcttcatcagtATGTTGAGTGTGGCAGACTTGATAGCTTTCAGCTCTCTTTTAAGATGCTTAACTTTGTGTAGGTTTCACTTGTATAGATCGGAATTTGAATGTTTATCTGATTTCTTAGTTGATTATATCATATAGAATGCATAAAACGGTCCATTAGTTCTCACgtggaaagatttttctccttaattataGGTTCAGTTATTTCACTTTGTTAAATGGCAATATATTTTTGtgtggttcaaaattcaaaaagaaataaaagtatatagtGAAAAGTCACCNNNNNNNNNNTCCCTGTCCCCTAACCACCCAGCTCCCCTCCCATAGACAATCACTTTTGTTTCTGGTGTATCTGTCCAAAGATAGTTTATGCATATTCAAGCAGCTGCTGATATATATTCCTCCCCCCTTTTagaaacaaattgtagtatactattcatatataaatttactttttctatgTTCTCTCAGCTCAAAAGTGTAGTTGGTCTGATGCCAGCTTCTTTTGTTCCTCAGATAGGGATCTAAATTAAAACAGAGTATAAAGTGGGACCTAGTATTTATAAACCTTTATCTTATTAGGAACGGCAGAGGGATAACGTGTCAGCTTCCATCCTGTCAGTTTTGCGGTGCAGGCCAAGGATCTCCTCGAATCCTGGGTGCCCTGGTTTGCTTGGTCCTACTCAGAGTCCAGAACTACTGGTAGCATATCAGATCTCTGGGGAGAGTGTTGGATAGTCAGCACTTTTTAATCTGATGTCATATAACAGACACGACTGAGTCGCAGGCAAGCCCCAAACATTCAGAAGCCATGGGAGCTCCTGTCTGCCAGACTGGGCTGCCCCAGAGCAGCTGTCAGGCAGCTGTTGGGCGGGCCTGGGAAGCACGGAGAGAAAGGACAGAGGGCTGGCGCTGATTTTCCCTCCTAGACATAGTTGTGAAATTTCATCGTCAGAGGAACAAAGAGTCGTCTTATCCCACTACCCTTTTCCTCCCAGCAGGGTCCCTTCTGCAGTATCCCCACAAGTTGTGGCTTAAGCTGGACATACATCGCCGGTGACTGATGCGCCTGCTGACGCAGCACCTTTAGTTCTGTTGAGTCTTTATCACAGTGCCTTCCTGCAGTTTGTACCCACTGATCTTCTATCTGCTTGTAGAGCTCCGTGGAGCAAGTTGAACCTCTCTTTATGTCGTAGCTCTTTAGATATTTGAAGATAGTTATCCGTCCTCCCAGTAAGTCTTTCTCTAGGTGAAACAGCCCCAGttatatcaattatttttctttttttttttttttttaaagattctacttttcctttttctccccaaagccccctggtacgtagttgtatatttttacttgtgggtccttctagttgtagcatgtgggatgctgcctcagcatggcttgatgagcggtgccatgtctgcacccaggaaccaaacccacgaaactgtgggctgccaaagtggagcgcgtgaacttaaccactcggccacggcccCGGCCCCTCAATTGTTTTTCATATGACATGGTATCTAATTCCTTTAGCATCCTATTCATTTTTTGAGTCGCTCCAGTTTGCTGTATCTTACAGTGTGGGGTCTAGCACCGACCATGTAGCATTCCCAGGATGTTCTGACGGACGTATAATAGAGGAGGCCTTTTATCACCCATATCCTAAAAATTGAGCTGCTGTCACTACTGTTGATACAGTCTAGGATCAAATTAGTTCTTTTGGCAGCCACTTCACATTTTTGTCTCATAAAGAGTTTATTGTCAGCTAACAGATTATTAACATCATTATTGCCCCATGGACCACTGCTAAGACTCTTCCCCATTCTGTTTGGATAGTGTGTTGGATTCCTCCTGGGAACATCCTCTGGAGATCCTCTGGAGATCCCACCCTTCCTCCAGCCAATGTGGCAGTGACCAGATCTTTGTAGGTTTCAACACCTTTGCTCAGATACAATGTGATGGTACCTTTCTTTGACCTGTCTGTTGCTTCTTGGGGTTTCTCTGGTGCTGTCTAGTTTGGGATGCTGCAGAGACTTCTGACAGCAACTACCTGGAGTTGGGCTGAACCTCAAAGGTTAGGGGCACAAGACtccctcacttcagacaccagctgcAAATTTGGGGGGGGAGTCCCCAGACCACTCTAACTTCTGATAAGTTTGCTACAAATTTGGCAGTACCTGCTACCCTCTTAGGTTCAGTAATTCattagaaggactcacaggacccaggaaagtgctatacttatgattacagtcttttttttttttttaattgacacctgagctaacatctcttgccagtcttctttttatttacttatttttcctcttcttcttttccccaaagccccccggtacatagttgtgtatttttagttgtgggtccttctggttgtgctctgtgggatgctgcctcagcatggcttgatgagtggtgctctGTCTGCActtaggatccaaaccagtgaaaccccgggctgctgaagcagtgtgcgtgaacttaaccgcttgccacagggctggcctcacaGTTACAGTCTTATTATAGCAAAAGGATAGAAGTGAACCAGCCAAAGGGAGAGATGCATAGGGTGAGATCTAGGAGGCCCCAGATACAAAGCTTCCATTGTCTTCTTCCCATGGAGTCCGGATGCATTACCCTTCTGGTACATCAATATTTGATATATGCAGACTATTGCCAACAAGGGGAGTGTATCTGAACTTTGATGTCCCTAGTTTTTATTGGgatttcattatgtaggcatgatacCAAAACAAAGTGATTAAAAATGAGCCttttggggctgacccagtggtgcagaggttaagttcacgcactccactttggcggcttggggtttgccacttcagatcctgggcgtagacctaccCACTGTTtttcaagccgtgctgtggcaggtatcccacatagaaagtagaggaagattggcatggatgttagctcaggaccagtcttcctcaaaaaataaataaataaaaaagagcctttttctttctatattcttgTTATTGTTCACCTGGTGAAGGGCTGTGATGCTTCTGAAAAAGATAGGCTAGTTGGGTGTACAGCAGGCCTCCTAACTCCAGAGATCACGTATCCTTCCATATTGATTACTTTCAGTGAAACGACACATGTAAGCAGGGAGAAGCTGTAAGCACATAGAAACAGCAGCCGTTCCAGGTTTGGGTTACTAACATGCTTGTGATTTCTTGCCAGGTCTGATTTTTGTGGTTGACAGTAATGACAGAGAGCGGGTCAATGAGGCCCGAGAAGAGCTAACCAGAATGTTAGCAGAAGATGAGCTCAGAGATGCAGTTTTATTGGTGTTTGTAAATAAACAGGTATGTTCCTGGCTTTCTGAATACTGGAACTGAAATTTACTGTCAGATGCTCACTTGAAAATAGAGATATTTAAATTAGATGtttgccttcctctctccagcccctacCATACCCTTTCCTCTACCTTTTTAGCCTTTGTCTAATATTGATCCATTCACTGACTCGACAAGTattaattgagcatctactaAGATCCAGGCATTGTTTTAGCTATTGttgatacagcagtgaacaaggcaaCAAAAGTCCCTGCATttgtggagtttacattccagtGGGAGGAGAGTCagtcaataaataatatatgtcTGGTGGAAGTGTTGTGGAGGAAGGTAAAGCAAAGGAAGGGGGCAGGATGGATGTGGGGAAGGGCCGGAATGCCTCTCTGCTAAGATGACCTCTGAGTGGAGACCTGAAGGCCAGCGGGAAGGGAGCTACGTTGGGTCTGGAACAGCAAAGCAGCCAGTGCAGCTGGAATAGAGTGGGGGGTGGCAAGGGGATAGATAATGTATCATATGGAGCCTCTCATCCAGGAGGAAAAAAGGCTTCTAGGTCAATGTAACGTAAAGCAGTAACAGAAGAGTGGGAGGAGGGCCGAGGGTAGAAGGTCAGCCTCGGGAATTGAAGCTGGAGTAAGCATGGGAAGGAAGGTAGAGTCACGTGGAGTGTACTTGTCCGAGATAACCAGGCTACATTTTGATGTGTTTCCTTTTACCTTCACATGAATACATTTGTTTTGTCATTGAGATCATACTGGTTTGACGGTGTTGCATCCAGTTTTGGCACTTCAGATTTATCAAAAGTATTTTCTCTTATCATCCAGCTCTCTgtaaacatgattttaaatggTGGATGGATCACCACTCACTCAACCATTACCCTGCTGTTGGGTTCCATGTCAGTTCAGAATTTCACTAGTAATCGTAACagactttcaaaaaaaaataacagatttgtTCTAATTATAAAAGCAGAACATGCTCATGGTATAAATATGCAAATAGTTCAGACTATCACGTGAAATATTCTACTCTCATTCCTCAGGGTGAAACACTGTTAAATATTTTGCGTCTCTTTCTAGAGAgagtgctttctctgcctctgtcagcAGTTATGTGATTGTTTCATATTTACATTCTGGAGATCATAGTCTGCCTTCTGTTTTGCAATCTGCTTTTTCACTTAGCGTCTTAGGTGTCCTTCTATATCATTGTATTCGGAGCTACCTTGTTCTTTCATCCTGACTTATTCAAATTCCGtttgcacttgctgtgtgcccagcacagttCTTGGCGTGCGGGATGTATCAGAGGACAGGATAGACAGAGATTCCTGAACCTTGTACAGCTTGCATTTTAGTTagaggagatggaaaataaataacatactaaataaataaatgttgtaaTATAATAGCATGTGGTGGGTGCTGTATTTAAGAAGATTAAGCAGGACAATGAGGAAAGGTCAGGGCCTCGGGTCGTGAGGGCCGTGCAGACCACCATGAGGACTCTGGCTCTCATGGTGAGAGAGACGGAGCTGCTGCAGTGTTTTGATGGAAGATCTGACTTTCACCGACtgcagggagcaggagcagaagcagagacCAATTAGGAAGTTATTTCAGTAACCCaagtgagaaatgatggtggTGGGATCAGGGTATAGCTGTGAAGGTCGTGAGAGGTGGTCAGCTTCTGAATATATTTAGAGGTTAGAGCCAGTAGGATTTCCTAATGtggagttgagagagagagaaaattaaggaTGGTTTCAGGGTTTAGCCCGAGCAGCTGTAAGGCTGGACTTGCCATCAGCTGAGAGAAGACTGTGGGTCAGGGCAGGTTTGGGGGAAGAGCATAATAGTTCATTATGTGGATGCAACATTATAAACTGACTCTTGAATGTTCTCTTTCAAGGATCTTCCCAATGCTATGAATGCGGCAGAGATAACAGACAAGCTGGGCTTGCATTCCCTCCGCCAGAGAAACTGGTACATTCAGGCTACTTGTGCCACCAGTGGAGATGGGCTTTACGAAGGCCTGGACTGGCTCTCCAACCAGCTCAAAAACCAGAAGTGATCGGAAGCGACCCGTTCCCTGTGCAGCGTGGCGAAATGAGCTGGCctcttgtgtgcatgtgtgcgtgtgggGAGCCAAGCGTGGCTGTGTGGCTGCGAGTGGGAGCAGCTTTCTCACACCGTGCCTTAGACGCGCTGTCAGAAAACCAGTcttacattttcagaaaaaccAGTGTTACATTTTAAGTGCTACCTTCCATTTCAATAGCTTTGATGATCGGTTTTGCAGTTGATGGAGGAGTCCGGAGGGCTCACTAGTGCTCCGTAGCTGGAGTGGTCTTCATGGTGGCAAGGAGGAGGACAGTTGGCACGTGGACTGCGTTCATTTGTGCCGTCCTGGATGTGGTGTCTCTGCACAGCTGGGGTCCTGTTAGACTTTGGTGTCCTTTTGTGAAAAAGGAAGGAGCTGTCGTTCTTTCCCGTCACTGCCAGAGCTAGCAGCTCACTTTTCAGTACTTTGAGGCAAATGATCCTCAAGAGAAAAAGGCACTTGCTTGCCACAGGTTTGAAGTTCAGATTTGAACTTTTCCCTTAAATTGTGTCTAGCCTGGACTTCCTGGTCTAATGTGCTTTATTTAAAGGAACCATGTATCTTTTTTGTTAGAGTATCAAGAGTCCATAACACTAGAGAATTATCCAGTCCTTCCCTTAGAGTTCCTGCCCTGATTTGCCACATGGAGACCATTTGGGGTGGTGAACCAGAGTGAGAATGAGGCTCTTTGCTGGGGCCATGCGGTCAAGCAAAGGGCCGGGCTGAGGACGTGAGGTGGCGTCGTGTTTGTGTCCTCCATCACCGTCTCAGGTGAGGCCCCTGAGACTGCTGCTCCCActcctctgctctgtgctgggtgttCTGCGCGCGAAGCAGGAGGGTCACTCCTGGATGGGATCCTCGCTGTGTCCAGTCTCTTGGTCCAGCTTTGGTTTGGGTCAGTGTCTGTTCCCAGAGCCACGTGCCGGTGAGTTCTGAGAGTTTGTGAGAGAATCAAGAAGTTCATTTTGGAGACAAAATTCCCAGCAACCCCTGGTGTTGCCCTGAGTTGGTGCTAAATTCTGCTATGAAAGATGTCTAGCCGGCTCTCTGTGACACTGACTCCCTTCTGGATGGCAATAATGTCTTCTGTGGAAATGTACTTTTTTTgtcctcaaaatattaataaaagtgGCCTGGAAATGAGCTCAGATCACTCAGTCGTCTAGAGCTCTTTTGTGCAGACGGCTGTTGGCCAAATTTGTACCTAAGCGCTTCCATtactttaccttttaaaattccattttcaaaaaatCTTTAATCAAATTACACAGGAGGGGAACGTAAGGTGAATTGTGCCAAAATTAAACTTTGTTTATTGATAACAATGAAGTTGCTGTTACTAGGAAGAAATTTCATACCATGATAACTGTGGGGtgtaatgtttttcttaaaatactgACCTTAAAGAATGTTCATTGCAATACTGGCAGTTAAGTCCGGATTTGATTTTTAACCATGGGGTAATTCCTGAGAAATGTGTAGACTGTGTGCCTCCAGttggcaggggctgtgtcttccACCTTTGTGTTTGTGCTCAGTACAGTGTACCTAAGCCTGGTGCTAGGCCTCGTGAAACACGTGTTGGTTGGCTGGACAATAAAGAGCTTGCTCTGGAAGGTGGAGAGGACAGCCGTGTGCTTCCGAATGTCTTGAACTACTTTAAaaccccacccccccatcccagCACACCGCCCACTGAAGGCTCCCAGGGTGCCTGTACAAAGACAGCCACAGAGGTGCTGTCCTCCTCGTACTTTGCACGACACTTTGAGCtacactctttctttctctctggttttgGAGCTGGGGAGTTGGGGTAAGTGAGGGCACTTCCGTGTAGTGTCTTTGGGCAAAGACGTGGGTCCCTGGAGGCCATGTTCACATCCCACCAGTGTCCCTTCCTAGCTGCTGGCCTCAGGCCTGTTACTTTTAGCCTCTAGTCTCGGTTTGCTTGactgttaaatggggataataccacCAACCTTGTagggctgtgaggattaaatgtgtcaGACCTTTGAACACCTCGCTCTGGTGGGTCCCTGGAGATAGCTGATGTCCAAATGTGAGCAGCGGTGCTGGCCACAAACTGTCGGCACTGTTCATAGAAGTGaagtgggatggggtggggctaGGTTTCATTCTCCTGCTCTGGTCACCTTCTCATCCCACTGGATGCTCTCTCCCTTTCTAACCATGATAAATGCTAATAAGCCCAGCCGGGATGCTCCGTTAAAAAAGCACACTGCTGTGTGTCACCCtcaccctttttttctttatttttaaattctgtgacttttggtatattcacagagttgtgcagccaccACTGGACTAAACTATTAGACTATTTTCCTCACCCCCAGAGAAACCATGGATCCCATTAGCGTCCATTCCCCGTTTCTCCATTCCCCATGCCCCCCGGCaagcactaatctactttctgtttctgtggatttgcctcttctgggcaGGTGtggcctggggagctgggggtgcTTTAGGGAGCGCTTAGGTGCTGTTGGTCTGACCGCAGCACCAGGCCTGAGGCGTCAGCCTGATTACGGATGAGGCGGAGTGGAGCCCCCAGGGAGAAGACTGCCCCCCAGAGTTAGGCAGCTGTGGAATTTCTTACCTTGAGAGGAAAGGTGGTACTAATAATTAATGCAGGGACCCAGAGCCTAAAGTGTGGTGTGTGGTCACCCTGTCAAAGTGGCAGGAGTCTGAACTCGGAATCAAAGGCCAAGGCTGAAATCAGAGCCCCGCCCATTCGCCAGCTGGATTCAGTGGGACACGCAGCCTCCTTTTCCTTACCTGGAGGAAGTTCCCCTGCTCACCTGCATTCAGCTCTGTGTAAATACCAAGAACATGTGGGTGATGTGGGGGCTCCATGAGTCAACTTCATATATTGTGGATCATGTCGTTTGATCTATTTGAAATAACGCCTTGAGGCTGAGAACGTTTCCCTGAGTTGCTCTGGACAGGAGGGCTTATACTCCTGTCGAGGGAGGGTTCGAGTGAAGTAAAGTCTGGCACCCAGAAGCGACCTGAGTCCTTGGTCCACAGGTGTCTGCAGACAGTACACAGAAAGCCTGACGATATGCTCTGGAGACGCTTTTTTCTTTGGAAgtgttcagtatttttttcacCCTTGTGGTAGCAGCTTcattgagctataattcacataccatacagttcacccatttaaaagtgtacagttcactgtttttagtatcttcacagttttgtgcaaccatcaccacagtcaattttggAACGTTTTTATCACTctgaaaagaaaccctgtacccttaGCAGTCACTCTGCTATCCCCAGCGCTGGGCCACCGCTCACCGCTGATCCTCTTTCTGACTGTAGAGTTGGTGGGGACACCTTAAACTTTGCTTTTTCACCACTCTGGTCACCGAGGAGCACCACCCCAAGTTTTCtcctgttttgattttcattccttCACTGGAATGCATGGCTCGGGAAGCCTCTAGGAGGGTGCTGTGGCCACACGCAAACATTGAATGGACCACTGAACGGTGACTCTATGGTGTCCTTTGGCCAGTAAATAGCTTGCTGCTGCTCATCACCACTAGGTGGTGCTGCTCGTCCATCCCACTGACCTACCTGCAGCCCCGGCAGGGCTGGGCCATGGGGGTTCCCAAGTATAAGAGAATCCATCTTCTTGCCTGTACTCTGAGTGACCCAAAAACAGAGACCACAGCCAGGGATATGCctggaagagaaaggcaaaataGGCACCTAGAGCAGAGGACTTATGGGTGCCAATAGTAACAGAGGTATCAGTGTCAGCAGTGGTAATCGGACTCGTAAAGCAGTAACTGTAAAGCAGTAAATGGCCACTATTGGGCATACTGGATACCGCTTGAGCTCTCTAATCTTCACGCTCAGCAAGGCAGGTATATTACTTCTGCTTTGCAAAGGGGGAAACCAAGGTTCAGGAAGATAAAATAGCTTGCTGGAGGCCACATGGCCATGATCCAGATGCAGCTCTGGGGCACCAGGGCCCCTATGCTTCCAGCACACACTGCTGCCTTGGGCTCTGGGCCAAAGACCTGACACGGGCCTCGAGAGTTGGGcagacagggagggaaggaagccaaaGTGCCCAGTGGAGACCTCTGGGGAGGGCCCAGTGTGCGGGGACAGAGCAGCATGCGCAGAGCCGTGTCAGCTGACATGCAAGGGGGAATAGAGGTGCGGGGGAGGCCGGGGCAGGGAGGTGCGCTATTAGGCCAGGGGAGGTCACGGCCAAGGGAGACCCGGGCTACCCTGGACGCTGATAATGTTCTTTGGGAAGCAAAGACGGTAATCACGGttttctaaaactggattgtggtgatggttgcacaactgtataAATTGACTAAGAACCATCAAATTGTTGGCTCACAATGGGTGAACTATGGCATATaaatatctcagtaaagctgtatGAAGTTTATAATCATGAAACCAACAGCCACGAGGGTGCTGAGTCACTAGGTCTCAGCAGTGCTGTAGGCACTTTGAGAAGAGAGGTGAGTAGCATCTCACAGTAGAAAGCCTGACTGATGGCTGTCCAGCCTTTGCTTGAATGCCTTCAGTGCCAGGGAACTCGGTACCTCATAAACCAGCCCATTCGAGTTTGAGATAACTCTCTAATCCTAGAAAGTTGAAATCTATCACTCGTCCTTATCCTGCTGTGCAGAATAAACCTCTTTGCTTTGCCATGTGACATCTCTTTCAGCACTTGAGGTCAATCATTGCATTCCCCCCAAGTCACTTTTATCCCATGCAGAAATCCCCATGGTTTTCATATGACAAGATTTCCAGCCTCTCCCATTCTCCTGGTGCTCTCTACCATACTCGCTCTTATCTGTCAGCATCCTTCTTAAAATGTGGGGGCCCGATATTCTGAGATGTCAGCCCAGAGCCATGGTTAACGGTTTGGATCCTAGAGTTAAAGctctctgggttcaaatccacaCTCTACCACagcccagctgtgtgaccatagTTAAAAATAccaacctctgtgagcctcaattCTCCGTCTGAGTTATTGTAAGGATTGTGCTGACCCTCACCTTTCTGAGGGGTTCTGCTCTCCAGCCCCTTTAGGTGGGCTTGGCCTGGCTTGGTGATGGCTAGGGCGAGGGAGAGCCATCCAAAAGAGCAAGCTGTGACAACTGCGCATCAGCCCAGTGCATATGAACCAGTGGGACAAGGGACTCCACCCTCTGCCGACCAGGCTTTCCTCCCATGGAGCTTTGGTCCTTCCCAGAGGGGATGAGACAATGGGAGGTGGGGCAGAAACTTCTGCTGCTGTGCTGTCTCGGATGCCCAAGAAattactcctttctttctctttcctcaacaatttcatttgaaaaatttc
Encoded here:
- the LOC124247680 gene encoding ADP-ribosylation factor 2, which codes for MGNVFEKLFKSLFGKKEMRILMVGLDAAGKTTILYKLKLGEIVTTIPTIGFNVETVEYKNISFTVWDVGGQDKIRPLWRHYFQNTQGLIFVVDSNDRERVNEAREELTRMLAEDELRDAVLLVFVNKQDLPNAMNAAEITDKLGLHSLRQRNWYIQATCATSGDGLYEGLDWLSNQLKNQK